The DNA sequence GTGAAGTGGCGGGCATCAAAAGCGCCACCATCCGTTTTGAAGGCGAATATGCCTTCGGCTGGCTGCGCACGGAAACGGGCGTACATCGGCTGGTCCGCAAGTCGCCCTTTGATTCGGGCAATCGTCGTCACACCTCGTTCTGCTCGGTGTTCGTCTCCCCGGAGATCGACGAAAATATCGAAATCGATATCAACCCGGGTGACCTGCGTACCGACACCTACCGGGCCAGCGGCGCCGGTGGTCAGCACGTGAACAAAACCGACTCGGCGGTGCGGATTACCCATGAGCCCACCGGTATCGTGGTGAGCTGTCAGAGTGAACGCTCCCAGCACCAGAACCGCGACCGGGCCATGAAAATGCTGCGCGCGAAGATGTACGAGCAGGAAATGCTCAAGCGCAATGCCGAAAAGCAGGCCATGGAAGACAACAAGGCTGACATCGGCTGGGGCAGTCAGATCCGCTCCTACGTGCTGGACGACCAGCGCATCAAGGATCTGCGCACCAGCGTTCAGACCAGTAACTGCCAGGCGGTGCTGGACGGCGCCCTGGACCAGTTTATTGTCGCCAGTCTGAAAGCGGGCCTGTAATCAGGCCCTGTTCATTCACTCCCCAACATCAGAGATGCCATGAGCAAGCCCAACGCCCCCCAGGATGAGAACAACCTTATTGCCGAGCGTCGCTCCAAGCTGGCGGCCATTCGAGAGAAGGGCAACCCTTTCCCGAATGACTTCCGTCGCGACAATACCTGCGCCGAACTGCAGGCGGCACACCAGGACAAATCCAAAGAGGACCTGGAAGGCGCCGGCCTCACCGCCAGCGTGGCGGGGCGGATCATGGCCAAGCGGGGCCCCTTCATGGTGCTACAGGATGCCTCCGGCACGGTTCAGCTCTATGCCGACAAGGACACCCAGAAGGCCATCAAAGAACAGTGGGGCCAGTGGGATATCGGCGATATCGTCGGCGCCAGCGGCACCCTGCACCGCTCGGGCCGGGGCGACCTGTACGTCAACATGGAGCAGTATCAACTGCTGACCAAGTCCCTGCGCCCGCTGCCGGAAAAATACCACGGTCTGCACGATCAGGAGCAGCGCTACCGTCAGCGCTATGTGGACCTGATCGTCAATCCGGAAGTGCGCGATACCTTCCGCCTGCGCTCCCGGTGCATCAGCTATATCCGTAATTACCTTGACGGCAACGGCTTCATGGAGGTGGAAACCCCGATGCTGCAGGTCATTCCCGGTGGCGCTACTGCCCGACCGTTCATCACTCATCACAATGCGCTGGACATCGACATGTACCTGCGCATTGCGCCGGAGCTGTATCTGAAGCGTCTGGTCGTCGGTGGTTTTGAGCGGGTGTATGAGATCAATCGCAACTTCCGTAACGAAGGCTTGTCGACCCGTCACAACCCCGAGTTCACCATGTTGGAGTTCTATCAGGCCTACGCCGACTTCAACGACCTGATGGACCTGACCGAAGATATGCTGCGCGGGCTGTGCGAAACCGTGATGGGTTCTACAGTGGTCCCGTACCAGGACAGCGAATACGACTTCGGCAAACCCTTCCGCCGGATCAGCGTGTTCGACAGTATTCTGGAAAACAACCCGGATATTACCGCCGAGCAGATCAGTACCCTCGACGGCGCCCGCGCCGTGGCGGAAGGCCTGAAAATTCCGCTGAAGGACTCTTGGGGTCTGGGCAAAGTGCAGATCGA is a window from the Marinimicrobium koreense genome containing:
- the prfB gene encoding peptide chain release factor 2 (programmed frameshift); this encodes MEINPLLNQLKDLTERTDVLRRYLDYAHKKERLTEVELELGQPDVWEDPDRAQALGKERSSLELVVKTIEDLDTGVADCRELLDMAVEEDDADSINDVAAEIERLDGQLESLEFRRMFSGEVDENNAYLDIQSGSGGTEAQDWAEMVLRMYLRWGEHKGFKTTLEEASAGEVAGIKSATIRFEGEYAFGWLRTETGVHRLVRKSPFDSGNRRHTSFCSVFVSPEIDENIEIDINPGDLRTDTYRASGAGGQHVNKTDSAVRITHEPTGIVVSCQSERSQHQNRDRAMKMLRAKMYEQEMLKRNAEKQAMEDNKADIGWGSQIRSYVLDDQRIKDLRTSVQTSNCQAVLDGALDQFIVASLKAGL
- the lysS gene encoding lysine--tRNA ligase, with product MSKPNAPQDENNLIAERRSKLAAIREKGNPFPNDFRRDNTCAELQAAHQDKSKEDLEGAGLTASVAGRIMAKRGPFMVLQDASGTVQLYADKDTQKAIKEQWGQWDIGDIVGASGTLHRSGRGDLYVNMEQYQLLTKSLRPLPEKYHGLHDQEQRYRQRYVDLIVNPEVRDTFRLRSRCISYIRNYLDGNGFMEVETPMLQVIPGGATARPFITHHNALDIDMYLRIAPELYLKRLVVGGFERVYEINRNFRNEGLSTRHNPEFTMLEFYQAYADFNDLMDLTEDMLRGLCETVMGSTVVPYQDSEYDFGKPFRRISVFDSILENNPDITAEQISTLDGARAVAEGLKIPLKDSWGLGKVQIEIFEATVEEKLDQPTFITEYPTEVSPLARRMDAKPEVTERFEFFVGGRELANGFSELNDAEDQAERFKEQVREKDAGDDEAMHYDADYVRALEYGLPPTAGQGIGIDRLVMLFANAASIRDVLLFPHMRPEH